One window of the Triticum dicoccoides isolate Atlit2015 ecotype Zavitan chromosome 3B, WEW_v2.0, whole genome shotgun sequence genome contains the following:
- the LOC119276021 gene encoding S-adenosylmethionine synthase 1-like encodes MRSSRAFSLPRSPKYFSHAPPRTPARAHPLQPSSSPIRTRRIRCYKNYVHTPVTASSLSTSRSNAAAAAAAAQEVDWSITTTAQEMATETFLFTSESVNEGHPDKLCDQVSDAVLDACLAQDADSKVACETCTKTNMVMVFGEITTKATVDYEKIVRDTCRNIGFISDDVGLDADRCKVLVNIEQQSPDIAQGVHGHFTKRPEDIGAGDQGIMFGYATDETPELMPLSHVLATKLGARLTEVRKNGTCAWLRPDGKTQVTVEYLNEGGAMVPVRVHTVLISTQHDETVTNDEIAADLKEHVIKPVIPEKYLDEKTIFHLNPSGRFVIGGPHGDAGLTGRKIIIDTYGGWGAHGGGAFSGKDPTKVDRSGAYIARQAAKSIIASGLARRCIVQISYAIGVPEPLSVFVDSYGTGKIPDKEILKIVKENFDFRPGMISINLDLKKGGNRFIKTAAYGHFGREDADFTWEVVKPLKFDKASA; translated from the exons ATGCGGTCCTCACGTGCATTCTCCCTACCACGCTCGCCGAAATACTTTTCGCACGCACCACCTCGCACACCCGCACGGGCCCATCCTCTCCAACCATCCTCCTCCCCGATCCGCACCCGACGCATCCGCTGCTATAAAAACTACGTGCATACCCCCGTAACCGCTTCATCCCTCTCTACTTCCCGATCaaacgcggcggcggcagcagcggcagcGCAAG AGGTAGATTGGAGTATCACCACCACCGCGCAAGAAATGGCGACCGAGACTTTCCTCTTCACCTCTGAGTCTGTGAACGAGGGCCACCCTGACAAGCTCTGCGACCAGGTCTCCGACGCTGTGCTTGACGCGTGCCTCGCCCAAGACGCTGACAGCAAGGTTGCCTGTGAGACATGCACCAAGACCAACATGGTCATGGTTTTTGGTGAGATCACCACCAAGGCCACTGTTGACTATGAGAAGATTGTGCGTGACACCTGCCGCAACATTGGCTTCATCTCTGATGATGTTGGCCTTGATGCTGACCGGTGCAAGGTGCTTGTCAACATAGAGCAGCAGTCTCCTGACATTGCCCAGGGTGTGCACGGACATTTCACCAAGCGCCCTGAGGATATTGGTGCTGGTGACCAGGGTATCATGTTTGGCTATGCCACCGATGAGACCCCTGAGCTCATGCCCCTCAGCCATGTGCTTGCCACCAAGCTGGGTGCCCGCCTCACTGAAGTCCGCAAGAATGGCACTTGTGCCTGGCTAAGGCCTGATGGCAAAACCCAGGTCACGGTTGAATACCTCAACGAGGGAGGTGCCATGGTTCCTGTACGTGTGCACACTGTTCTGATCTCCACCCAGCATGATGAGACTGTCACCAATGATGAGATTGCTGCGGACCTCAAGGAGCATGTCATCAAGCCGGTGATCCCTGAGAAGTACCTGGACGAGAAGACCATATTCCACTTGAATCCATCAGGCCGCTTTGTCATTGGTGGCCCTCATGGTGATGCTGGTCTTACTGGTCGCAAGATCATCATCGACACCTATGGTGGCTGGGGAGCACACGGAGGTGGTGCTTTCTCCGGCAAGGACCCAACTAAGGTTGACCGCAGTGGCGCCTACATTGCCAGGCAGGCTGCCAAGAGCATCATTGCTAGCGGTCTTGCACGCCGCTGCATTGTTCAGATCTCCTACGCCATTGGTGTGCCTGAGCCCTTATCTGTCTTCGTTGACTCTTATGGTACTGGCAAGATCCCCGATAAGGAGATCCTCAAGATTGTGAAGGAGAACTTTGACTTCAGGCCTGGGATGATCAGCATCAACCTTGACTTGAAGAAGGGTGGCAACAGATTCATCAAGACGGCTGCTTATGGCCACTTTGGCCGTGAGGATGCTGACTTCACCTGGGAGGTTGTGAAGCCCCTCAAGTTTGACAAGGCCTCTGCTTGA